From one Paenibacillus terrae HPL-003 genomic stretch:
- a CDS encoding aldo/keto reductase family protein, which produces MKYRNVGNSGLKISEIGLGSWLTYGTAAEQEAAHTCIAKAFELGINFFDTANAYNRGEGEKAMGAALKPYRRESYVLSTKVYFPMDSGPNDRGLSRKHIMEQCEASLKRLGTDYIDIYFCHRYDQDTPLEETLRALDDLQAQGKILYAAVSEWSATQLTDAYGIGKRLNLRPLIANQPIYNMFERYIEHEVLPVSGQLGIGQIVFSPLAQGVLTGKYRPGQPVPTGSRGADASVNHVINSYMNDAVLNCVQELDNLAKDLGISLSQLALAWILRDPGVSAALIGATKPAQIEENVRAVEVTLQQEQCDEIERILKQVEGFEPLR; this is translated from the coding sequence ATGAAATATAGAAATGTAGGCAACAGTGGTCTTAAAATCAGCGAAATCGGTCTGGGCAGTTGGTTGACGTATGGTACGGCCGCTGAACAGGAAGCAGCTCATACCTGTATTGCCAAAGCCTTTGAACTTGGGATCAATTTCTTTGATACCGCCAATGCGTATAATCGGGGTGAGGGCGAAAAGGCTATGGGAGCGGCTTTGAAGCCTTATCGAAGAGAGAGCTACGTGTTATCTACGAAGGTTTACTTTCCTATGGATTCCGGTCCTAATGACAGAGGACTGTCCCGCAAGCACATTATGGAGCAATGCGAGGCTAGTCTTAAGCGTCTTGGCACGGATTATATCGACATTTACTTCTGCCACCGTTACGATCAGGACACTCCTTTGGAAGAGACGCTGCGGGCTCTCGATGACCTTCAGGCTCAAGGCAAGATCCTGTATGCTGCGGTAAGCGAATGGAGCGCCACACAGCTCACAGATGCCTATGGTATTGGAAAAAGGCTGAACCTGCGCCCACTGATTGCCAATCAGCCGATCTATAATATGTTCGAACGTTATATCGAACATGAGGTGCTCCCTGTATCCGGACAGTTGGGTATCGGCCAAATTGTATTTTCTCCGCTGGCCCAAGGCGTACTTACGGGTAAATACAGACCGGGGCAACCCGTGCCGACAGGCAGTCGCGGGGCCGATGCCTCGGTCAATCATGTCATCAACAGTTATATGAACGATGCTGTTCTTAACTGTGTGCAGGAACTGGATAATCTGGCAAAGGATCTGGGCATCAGTCTGTCACAGCTTGCTCTTGCCTGGATACTTAGAGATCCGGGTGTCAGCGCTGCACTCATTGGGGCCACTAAACCAGCACAGATCGAAGAGAATGTGAGAGCAGTGGAGGTGACGCTTCAACAGGAGCAATGCGATGAAATTGAGCGGATTCTGAAGCAAGTAGAGGGATTTGAGCCTTTGCGTTAA